Part of the Intestinibacillus sp. Marseille-P6563 genome is shown below.
ATCGGAATTACCATTCCTAAAGGTGCGCTTTTTAACGACCATTCATATTCTTGTCAAGGCTGGTACGATGCTTGGCCGGATATTCTGTCTTCTCTGTCAGGAGGTGGAGCTGAGCCAGAACACTCGGCTTGTCCAGCTCTGCCGACAGGGAGGATCGTTCTGCCTCTGCCTGTTGGAGCTGCTGTTCCAAGCCTTGGAAAATCGCAAATACGTCCGGGAAAATCACTTTTGCCCCACGTTTAGCCAAAGCCAGTACACTGCGGGCGTTTTTCTCTACATCAGCTGCCACACGGCCATCAACCTGAATGGGCTGCTTGTTCTTGTCTATGTATGGAGTGAGATACTTTTCAGTTGCCGGACACATATTTTGAATCAGGAACGCCGTGTTTCTGCCAAGAACTGTGCCGAAGCGGATGGTATTGCATCGACCATGTTTCTTGATTTTATCCTGTTCGATGCGCTTATATTTCTCGTATTTGGACGAAATGGGAACGATCCAGTAAATTTCGGGTATCCGTGCATCAGGAAACGCAAAGAAGCAAGGGCGGCTGTGCGGAACGCCGTCAATAGTATCTTTGTTTTGCATCAATTTGTCATCCGGAAAGTCCTGATAATACTCGTTAGATAGAAAATAGAGCTGCGCCCGTGGCATCAAGGTGTCCTCCTATACAAAAGTGACGCCCTGCCTTTCGACAGGGCGTCACAAACATTTGAATCCCGAACATTTGTAAGCCGCATATCGGGGAGCGAACAATATTTGTGATCCTGACCATTTATAAGCCGCATATCAGGGAGCGAACAATATTTTATTGGGGGACCTTCCCCTTCTAATAGTATTATACGCGGCGGCGTCATTTATGTCAATAGCGAAAGAAAAGTGAAAATCCGCGGCTTTTTGCTGTGTATAGCCTTCACACATTTTTGTCAGGTTGTTTTCCCCGGCTTTTGTAGACATTGTACTGGTTCTTGCACCGTGGACTGCAAAAGGCGGCGTTGGACCGATTGCCCAGGAACACTTTCTGGCAGTGCTTGCACAGGCGCAGGGGCTGGTCACCGTCCACCAGCATAAAGCTGAACATCATCTGGATGCCCAGCAGCAGGGAGTGAAAATCCCAGTAAATGGTGGGCTTATCCAGCAGCTCAATGTGGTAGGTGGGGGCAATCCCGCCAAATGCGGCCATAGCCTTGCGGTGCAGCCCCCGTTCGTCCTCGCCCATGAAATCATAGTCATTGTAGTAGAAAAAGGCGGTGGTCAGCGTAAAGGCCCAGTCCTTGAACTGTTGAGCAACCCAGTCGTAGGGTTCCGCATATTCCCGCTGGAAGCTCATGTTTTTCGCCATCGGCTCGTCCATGAAGGTCATGGTCAGGGCAATCATCGTCCGGTCACCGGACACATTCCACGTGGATTCTATGCCTTTCTTCACCAAGTCCAGCTGGTCAAAAGGATAAAACAGGGACAGGTATTTGTCTGTCGCCATGGATTCTTCCTTAATGAAGTGGTTTTTGGGCAGGTATACCGCCTCATAGTCCATAAAGGACGGCGTGGTGGGCAGGGCGGTCATCAGCCCCAGCAGGCCGTACCGGGTGATAAACTCCATTACCGCCTTTTCCACTTCTGCTTCCGGCTTGCGTCCCATCATCAGCATCCCCACATTCAGCGCATCCAGCACAATGTTGGGGACCTCTTTCAGCGGATTGTAGACGTCCGGCTTTGCGCTCTTGCCGGGGGTGATATACCGCTTGCCATCTTCCGCTGTTTTCAGCTCGTAATGATCGTACCGCACCCAATGGGAACGGGACTGTTCAAATAAATTTTTCATCATACACGCCCTTTCTCCTTAATCGTCCCAATTATCAGGGGCGGTTTTTCTTTTTTCTGCGCTTGGTCTTGTTCTCCCGCCGGATCACGGCGTCCTTACCCTGTTTCCTTGCGATTTTCGAGTATTCCTCCAAAAACTGACGTTCCCGCAAGGTCAGGCTATGTTCCGGTTTGCCGCACAGATGGTCATACATCTGGCGCTGCAATTTCTTGTGGATGGTCTTTCGCAGCTTGCGGATGTTGCGGTCAGACTGCCCACGCACAGCGGCAAGCCTGGTGGTGCTGTACAACCGCAAAGAGAGGAAATACAAAACCTCCTTGTGTTCCTCGCTCAGTTCTTCCACCATGCGGGAAATAAAGGCGTCGGCAGTGAGGTTGTTCATCTCATAGGGGCAGTCAAACAGGATGTCCAGAAAGTTCCCGGCCATCAGCTGCCGGTATGTGGGGTTGTTCATCCAGCGGGGAATGAGCTTCGGTTCCGGCACCGCCTGATATTCCAGCGGCACATCCCCACGGAGGTTTTCGTGGTCCCGTTCCCGACGCTCCCGGTTCCGGTCCAGCTTGTTCCATTCCTCCACCACGGCCCGGAAATCCTTCTCCGTGCGTGCTGCTTCCTCCAGCCGCCGTATGGCCTCGGCCCGCATCTCCCGTTTGAGCCGTTTATCACTGACCGGGGCAGCTTCTTCCTCGTCCTCCAGCTCTGCTTCATAGTCGATGGGATGCTCGTCCTGCTCCAGCTCACTTTCCAGCTCGGCCAGACGTTCTTCCGCAAGCGCCTGTTCCAGCGTTTCTTCCGCCCCAGCGTCCCATCCGGTGAAGCCATCCTCGGTATCCAGAAGCTCGTCATCAGACAGATACGCCATGACCCCACCTCTTTTCAAAAAAAATTTTGCGATTTTTCAAAAATGGTTCCGTTTTGCACCCCGGATTTCTCCTATTAGTGAAAGAGTAATCTAAAAATAAGTTACTTGGGTTACATCGGATCGTTCACGCAGGAGAAAGGGGGCTTTCGCCATGTTCAGGCTTGACACAAAAAAGAAGTAACACAATCGCAGGTTACAAACAACGGAACTATAACAACAGTATACACCGGATACGCCGAAAGCGCAAGAAAGAGAGGTTCTATGGCAGATAAAAACGCCGTGTTTCTGACCCGGCACATTGGTAACACCACCTATAAAGTTCGTATCTACCTCAGCGAAACCGCCGAGGAAACGATGGAAGATAAAATTTTGCGGCTGATCCGCAACGACGGGCTGGCAAACCAGCCGGAATGTGGTATAATGGAACTGCCACAAATGAGCCGTCCGTCTGAAAGGAGCGCCTGATATGGCAAACAGACAGACGGAAGAAAAAATCACTGCGCTCTATGAGCGCCTGTCCCGTGACGATGACCTCACGGGCGACTCGAACTCCATTCTGAACCAAAAACGGTATCTCGAAAGCTATGCAGCACAGCGGGGCTACACCAATATCGTCCACTACACAGACGATGGGTGGTCCGGCGGCAACTTTGACCGTCCCGCATGGAAGCGCCTTGTAGCGGACATCGAGGCGGGAAAGGTGGCCCATCTGCTGTGTAAGGACCTAAGTCAGATCGGCAGAAATTACCTCCAAACCAGCTTTTACACCGAGGTAATGTTCCGGCAGAATGGGGTTCATTTTGTTGCTGTCGCCAATAACATTGACAGCGAGGAACAAGAGAGCGGCGAGTTTGCGCCCTTTCTCAATATCATGAACGAATGGTATCTGCGTGACCAGTCCAAAAAGGTTTCGGCAGCATACCGTGTCAAGGGCAAGGCAGGCAAGCCCACCACTAACAACGCCATCTATGGCTACAAAAAAGACCCGGAGGACAAGGACCACTGGCTGGTAGACGAGGAAGCCGCCGCCGTGGTGCGGCGGATCTTCCGGCTTGCGGTGGAGGGGCACGGCCCCCATGAGATTGCCAAGATACTCACACAGGAAAAGGTGGAGTGCCCCGCCTATTATCTGGCTCGCAACGGCAGAGGCAGCCGGAAGAACACCGTGGACACCAGCCGCCCCTATGACTGGTACGGCTTCACGGTCAGCGCCATGTTGACCAAGCCGGAGTATATGGGGCACACCGTGAATTTCCGTTCCTCCAAAAAGTCCTACCGGGATAAGCGGGTAAAAAATGACCCGTCCGACTGGCTGATTTTTGAGAACACCCACGAGGCCATCGTTGACCCGGAAACCTGGCAGCTGGCTCAGCAGGTGAAACGGATGGTGCGCCGGACGGATACCACTGGCGTCGCCAATCCCCTGACCGGCCTTGTGTTCTGTGCCGACTGCGGAGCCAAGATGTATAACCACCGGGGCAAGCGCAAAAAGGACGGGCGGGAGTATGGAACTGACTTCTATAACTGCTCCACCTACACCCTGACCTTTGAGAGAGAAACGCAGATGTGTTCTTCTCACACGGTCAGCACTAAGGCTCTGAACGCTCTGATTCTGGAAACCATCCGCACTACCGCCAGCTATGCCATCCAGAACAAGGAGGAATTTATTCAGAAAGTTCGCAGCATTTCACAGGTTCGCCAGCAGGAAGCGGCCAAGGAGCTGAAACGCAAGGTCGCCAAGGAGCGCAAACGCAGCGCCGAGCTGGATGTGCTGATTAAAAAGCTATACGAAACCTATGCAATGGGCAAGTTGGAGGAAAAACGGTTCGAGCTGCTGTGTGCCGAATATGAGAAGGAACAGGCCGAGCTGGAACAGCTGCTTGCCTCCGAGCAGGCACAGTTGGATCAGTTCCATGAGGACACGGACCGTGCCAGTCACTTTCTGGCGCTGGCACAGAAATATACGGATTTCACCGAGCTGACCGCCCCCATGATCCATGAATTTGTGGAGAAAATTCTGGTCCATGCCCCGGACAGAAGCACCGGGGAACGGGTGCAGGAAATTGAGATTTATCTGAATTTCATCGGGAAGTTTGAAGTGCCCATGCCCGAACCCACCGAGGAAGAACTGGCTGCGGAGGAAAAGCGCCGCCAGAAGCGCATCCGTGACCATGAAAAATATCTGCGCCAGAAGGAGCGCAAACAGAAGATTGCCGAGGGACTGATCGTTCCGGGTGAACCGTACCAACTGGTGTGCCAGTGCTGCGGAGAGCCGTTCCAGTCTGTTCGCCCCAACGCTAAATTTTGCAAACCCGCCTGCCGGGAGAAGTTCTACCGGCAGGAAAAGCGGAAAGCCAAAGAAACGGAAACATCACAAACTGCATAAAGACTGCGGCCTGCCCCAACAAACCGGGCGGGCCGCTTTTTTATGCCCTGAAACGGAGGGATTTTCATGACACTCTTTGAACTGGTAAAACAGAATATTTGTGTGCCGGATGTAGCGAAACACTATGGGCTGCAAGTGGGCCGAAACGGGATGTGCAGTTGTCCGTTCCATGAGGACCAACACCCCAGCATGAAGCTGAACGAACGGTATTTTTACTGCTTCGGCTGCGGAGCCACCGGCGATGTGATCGACCTTGTGGCGAGGTTATTTGACCTGAGCAGTTACGAGGCAGCGCAGAAGCTGGCACAGGATTTCGGGATTGACCCGGACAAGCCCCCTGCGGCAGCTGCCCTGCCCAAACTGGAGCGTCCTCTGCTGAAAGCATACCGGCAGGAGGAAGTGCGCTGTCTGCGGGTATTGTGCGATTATCTGCATCTTCTGGAAGGTTGGAAACAGAACTATGCCCCATCCCATCCAGATGAAACTGGGGTCCCCAACGGAACCCAGCAAAGCGGTTCCGTTGGGGAGAGGACGAGCAGCGGAATGAGCGAGCTCTCGCCGCAAGGCGGGAGCGAGGGATATGCAGCTTGTGAGGACGAGGATGACCGGTTTGTGGAAGCCTGCCAGATGCTGGACTATGTGGAGTATCTGGCGGATTTGCTGATTGCCGCCGAGCTGGAACAGCGGGTGAAACTCGTGGAAATGCTGAACAAGGATGGCCTGATCGCCGGTTTGGAGGAACGGCTGGACAGGCTGAAAAAGGAGGATAGCGCCCATGAAAAGCAAAGCGCAGCTTGACGGGATGCCCGTCTGGTTCGATGGCAAAAGCATAAACGAAGCCCTGTTTTGTGAGGAGTTCTTGCAGACGCACAAGATCATCTTCACAAACGGGGCTTTTTTCACGCCCGCAGGCCGTGTGACCGATGAACTGCCCCTGCGGGGAGAAATTTTTGAGGAGCTGAAATGCTGTGCGGTCAGCAACATTCCCCGCAAAATCAGCAACATTGTGGAGCTGATGAAGCTGGCGGCGCTGGTGGAGGAATTTCCCTCAGAGCCGGACCGGATTCATCTTTCCAACGGGACACTTTTTCTGGACGGAACCTTTGCAGAGGGAAAGCCGAAAATCGTCCGCAACCGTTTCCCTGTGGACTATAACCCTAACGCTCCGAAGCCTGTCCTTTGGCTGCAATTTCTGGATGGCCTGCTCTATCCGGAGGACATCCCCACCTTGCAGGAATATATAGGCTACTGTCTGATTCCCAGCAACAAGGGACAGCGGATGATGGTGATTAAAGGCAACGGCGGCGAAGGAAAGTCGCAGATCGGCGCTGTGCTGGGAACTTTGTTCGGTTCCAACATGAAGGATGGCAGCATCGGGAAAATATCCGAGAACCGGTTTGCCCGTGCCGATTTGGAACATATCCTCCTGTGCGTGGATGACGATATGCGAATGGAGGCCCTGCGCCAGACCAACTATGTGAAATCCATCGTCACCGCCCAGGGCAAGATGGATTTGGAGCGCAAGGGCAAGCAGAGTTATCAGGGATGGATGTGCGCCCGGCTGCTGGCCTTCTCCAATGGAGATTTGCAGGCCCTGTTTGACCGGAGCGATGGATTTTATCGCCGACAGCTGGTGCTAACCACGAAAGAAAAACCGGCTGGCCGTGTGGATGATCCCGACCTGGCCGAGAAGATGAAAGCCGAGGTGGAGGGCATCCTGTTGTGGGCTTTTGAGGGATTGCAGCGGCTGGCCGCCAACAACTTCAAGTTTACCGAAAGTGACCGCACCAGAGAAAACCGGGAGGCAGTCAAACGGGACAACAACAATGTATATGATTTTCTGGATTCTGACGGGTATGTTCGCCTGAAAGCCGATCTATCTGCCAGCTCCAAAGAGCTGTATGAGGCATACCAGATTTACTGCACCGAAAACAACCTACCCGCCCTGAAACCCCGCAGCTTCAGCGAAGCCCTGATTGCCTGCCAGAGCCGCTACAATCTGGAATACTGCAATAATGTGACCAATGCCGCCGGACGGCGGGTTCGTGGCTTTTTGGGGATTGAGGTACTGGTGAGAAATCATATATCAGTGTTTTCCGGTGATTCGATGCGTACGTACGTACCGGAAGATGTGCCGGAGGAATGGCGGCGTTAATACTGGGGCCCCCAGCGGAACCCTGTAAAGCGGTTCCGTTGGGGAAAGGACGAGCAGCGGAACGAGTGAGCTTTCGGCTTTAGCCGGAAGCGAAGGATGTGGAGTTTGTGAGGACGCTGTACGTACGTACGCTTTGATTGACCCTTGTTCTCCCTTTTATAGCAATTCGGCGGCTATGGCAGCCAGAATCACCGGTCAAATCCCCATGCTAAATCAAGGCAAGTGAGAATCGAAAAGTAGTTGACGGTTGGAAGAAATCATTTTACGAAACTGTGCTTCTCGTCCCGGTGAACCGGGTGCATGGAATTATGGGGAAATGCACGGTTTCAAGCCAAGTCACACGTAACGAAAAAGTCGGAAGGTGCGACCTATGGGCAG
Proteins encoded:
- the cptIN gene encoding type III toxin-antitoxin system CptIN family toxin, whose protein sequence is MPRAQLYFLSNEYYQDFPDDKLMQNKDTIDGVPHSRPCFFAFPDARIPEIYWIVPISSKYEKYKRIEQDKIKKHGRCNTIRFGTVLGRNTAFLIQNMCPATEKYLTPYIDKNKQPIQVDGRVAADVEKNARSVLALAKRGAKVIFPDVFAIFQGLEQQLQQAEAERSSLSAELDKPSVLAQLHLLTEKTEYPAKHRTSLDKNMNGR
- a CDS encoding CHC2 zinc finger domain-containing protein — encoded protein: MTLFELVKQNICVPDVAKHYGLQVGRNGMCSCPFHEDQHPSMKLNERYFYCFGCGATGDVIDLVARLFDLSSYEAAQKLAQDFGIDPDKPPAAAALPKLERPLLKAYRQEEVRCLRVLCDYLHLLEGWKQNYAPSHPDETGVPNGTQQSGSVGERTSSGMSELSPQGGSEGYAACEDEDDRFVEACQMLDYVEYLADLLIAAELEQRVKLVEMLNKDGLIAGLEERLDRLKKEDSAHEKQSAA
- a CDS encoding DNA primase family protein, translating into MKSKAQLDGMPVWFDGKSINEALFCEEFLQTHKIIFTNGAFFTPAGRVTDELPLRGEIFEELKCCAVSNIPRKISNIVELMKLAALVEEFPSEPDRIHLSNGTLFLDGTFAEGKPKIVRNRFPVDYNPNAPKPVLWLQFLDGLLYPEDIPTLQEYIGYCLIPSNKGQRMMVIKGNGGEGKSQIGAVLGTLFGSNMKDGSIGKISENRFARADLEHILLCVDDDMRMEALRQTNYVKSIVTAQGKMDLERKGKQSYQGWMCARLLAFSNGDLQALFDRSDGFYRRQLVLTTKEKPAGRVDDPDLAEKMKAEVEGILLWAFEGLQRLAANNFKFTESDRTRENREAVKRDNNNVYDFLDSDGYVRLKADLSASSKELYEAYQIYCTENNLPALKPRSFSEALIACQSRYNLEYCNNVTNAAGRRVRGFLGIEVLVRNHISVFSGDSMRTYVPEDVPEEWRR
- a CDS encoding transposon-encoded TnpW family protein; this encodes MADKNAVFLTRHIGNTTYKVRIYLSETAEETMEDKILRLIRNDGLANQPECGIMELPQMSRPSERSA
- a CDS encoding sigma-70 family RNA polymerase sigma factor, which codes for MAYLSDDELLDTEDGFTGWDAGAEETLEQALAEERLAELESELEQDEHPIDYEAELEDEEEAAPVSDKRLKREMRAEAIRRLEEAARTEKDFRAVVEEWNKLDRNRERRERDHENLRGDVPLEYQAVPEPKLIPRWMNNPTYRQLMAGNFLDILFDCPYEMNNLTADAFISRMVEELSEEHKEVLYFLSLRLYSTTRLAAVRGQSDRNIRKLRKTIHKKLQRQMYDHLCGKPEHSLTLRERQFLEEYSKIARKQGKDAVIRRENKTKRRKKKNRP
- a CDS encoding recombinase family protein, which codes for MANRQTEEKITALYERLSRDDDLTGDSNSILNQKRYLESYAAQRGYTNIVHYTDDGWSGGNFDRPAWKRLVADIEAGKVAHLLCKDLSQIGRNYLQTSFYTEVMFRQNGVHFVAVANNIDSEEQESGEFAPFLNIMNEWYLRDQSKKVSAAYRVKGKAGKPTTNNAIYGYKKDPEDKDHWLVDEEAAAVVRRIFRLAVEGHGPHEIAKILTQEKVECPAYYLARNGRGSRKNTVDTSRPYDWYGFTVSAMLTKPEYMGHTVNFRSSKKSYRDKRVKNDPSDWLIFENTHEAIVDPETWQLAQQVKRMVRRTDTTGVANPLTGLVFCADCGAKMYNHRGKRKKDGREYGTDFYNCSTYTLTFERETQMCSSHTVSTKALNALILETIRTTASYAIQNKEEFIQKVRSISQVRQQEAAKELKRKVAKERKRSAELDVLIKKLYETYAMGKLEEKRFELLCAEYEKEQAELEQLLASEQAQLDQFHEDTDRASHFLALAQKYTDFTELTAPMIHEFVEKILVHAPDRSTGERVQEIEIYLNFIGKFEVPMPEPTEEELAAEEKRRQKRIRDHEKYLRQKERKQKIAEGLIVPGEPYQLVCQCCGEPFQSVRPNAKFCKPACREKFYRQEKRKAKETETSQTA